Proteins from one Cryptomeria japonica chromosome 4, Sugi_1.0, whole genome shotgun sequence genomic window:
- the LOC131066608 gene encoding galactinol synthase 2-like yields MAPADRRCGKSERAYVTFLAGGGDYVKGVIGLAKGLRRVRSLYPLVVAVLPDVPEDHRLQLRRQACILREIEPISPPHCGVEFAMAYYVLNYSKLRIWEFEDYSKMVYLDADTQVYHNIDDLFEREDGYLYGVMDCFCEKTWSHSPQYKIGYCQQCPEKVQWPLEFGEPPHLYFNAGMFVFEPSRLVFDSIMETLQVTTPTCFAEQDFLNMFFRDVYRPLSPEYNLVTAMLWRHPEKVDIHRTKVVHYCADGAKPWRFSGKEQNMDREDVRIFVERWWSIYNDSSLEVKGENGVEANSRKIRSWPLGGARQPKFSHATPAA; encoded by the exons ATGGCTCCTGCAGATAGGAGGTGTGGAAAGAGTGAAAGAGCATATGTTACGTTCTTGGCCGGGGGTGGAGATTATGTGAAGGGAGTGATTGGGCTTGCAAAGGGTCTCAGAAGAGTCAGAAGTTTATACCCTCTTGTGGTTGCAGTTTTACCAGACGTTCCAGAAGATCACAGATTGCAGCTGCGCCGCCAAGCTTGTATTCTTCGGGAGATTGAACCCATCAGTCCTCCCCACTGTGGGGTAGAGTTTGCCATGGCTTATTATGTTCTCAATTACTCCAAGCTTCGAATTTGGGAG TTTGAAGATTACAGCAAGATGGTGTACCTGGATGCCGATACACAAGTCTATCATAATATCGATGATTTGTTCGAGAGGGAAGATGGGTATTTGTATGGTGTTATGGACTGCTTCTGTGAGAAGACATGGAGTCATTCTCCTCAATATAAGATTGGATACTGCCAGCAATGCCCAGAGAAAGTGCAGTGGCCTCTTGAATTTGGTGAACCTCCTCATCTCTATTTCAATGCTGGGATGTTTGTTTTTGAGCCTAGCAGATTGGTCTTCGATTCTATCATGGAGACATTACAGGTTACAACTCCAACATGTTTTGCAGAACAG GACTTTCTCAATATGTTCTTCCGGGATGTGTACAGACCACTTTCCCCAGAGTACAATCTTGTTACTGCCATGCTGTGGCGTCACCCTGagaaagttgacatccatagaacAAAAGTGGTCCATTATTGTGCAGAT GGAGCAAAGCCATGGAGGTTCAGTGGGAAGGAGCAAAATATGGATAGGGAGGACGTGAGAATTTTCGTGGAGAGATGGTGGAGTATTTATAACGATTCCTCGTTGGAAGTCAAGGGAGAAAATGGGGTTGAAGCAAATTCAAGGAAAATAAGATCATGGCCATTAGGGGGTGCAAGACAACCCAAGTTCAGCCATGCCACTCCAGCAGCCTAA